The genome window AACTGACCTCGCCACTTGGACAACCATCACGACTGTTCCGACTATCGTGAATGGTTGCAATACGGTTTCCACCACCACTCCGGCTATCGCGTCTTTCTACCAACTGGTGGCGCCGAGTGTGCCCCCAGTCTCTCCGACCGTTGCCGTCACCTTGACTCCGAGTGTGACTTCCGGCACAGCCCCGCTTAGTGGTGTCACTTTTGCGGTGACGGTTTCCGGCACAGCTGTCGGCAGTTCAGTTTTGGATGTTGACTGCGATAACAATGGCGCAGTTGATTTTTCAACTACAACCAATCAAACAACTTTCACCACTGACGGCTCGTGTACTTACAGCACCGCTGGAACTTACACGGCTCACGCTTCGATTTTAAGACAGGGTGTTTCAGCAACGGCGGATGCGACGATAAATGTTTCGGCTCCAGTTGTTGCTAATGGTGGCAACGGAGGTGGTGGGGGAGGCAGTGGTGGTGGCGGAGCCCCATCTGGCGGGAACGGCCCAATTTCCGGAACGCTGGTTGTTTCAGTCGGTGGTTCCAATAATTCTCCGGCGTCAACTCCGGCCTCTGGTGGTGGCATTATTGGAAGCGGTACTCCTGCATCTGCGCCACTTTCCTGTACTTACCTAAATTCATATCTTGGTAAGCAGAAGCAAAATGATTCGGCCGAAGTTCTGAAGTTGCAGGCCTTCCTTCGAGATACTGAGAAGATTGATGTTCCCTTGAATGGAATTTATGATGATGCAACCGAGGTTGCAGTCATGGCCTTTCAGGTCAAATATTCAGCTGATGTCTTGGAACCTTGGGCCACGACTACGCCGACCGGCTATGCCTACATCACTACCGTCAAGAAAGTAAACGACATCTTCTGTGGGTCACTTGATCCGAACTATGCCCCGACCGGTCTGCCGGAACTTGTCCCTGATACCAGCATCCCCGTTGGCGCGGGTTCCCAGATCGGCAGTACGGCCACCTCGACTAATCTGGCCCTAACGAGCGAGGAAATCCTTAAAGGACAAAATCTAGAGGCTACCTCAACCTTGCCGGTTACCGGATTGATAGGACTAAACATAGCGACAACTGGCTCAATTGCGACAAACAGTCCGCCTGTGATAGTTAGGATTCAATCAAACACCGCGACCGTTTTTAATGCCATCAGCAGTACAATCCTCGATGCCTTGAGGGCTCTCTGGGAGCGTCTGAAGCGATAAAGGACATGCATTTTGTCCTTTAGAAATGTCCTTTAGACACGGGACTCTCGGGTAGGTCAAAGTTATACACGCTAATCTGCCCAAATTGGGTAGGTTTTTGAGTTGGAGAAAACGGCCTTTTGGCTAGGGATTGACTCGCGGGCCCCGCACTTGTTGCAAATGCGGGGTCTTTAAAACGCTTGACCCCGTTAGAGATAGGTCATCAAGGATGACAGTAGATGTGGCTCTAGTCTCGCTTTTACTAAGTAAAATAAGGGAAAATCTGCCATTCTTAACAACAAATCTCTAACGGGGTTGACAAAAAAACTGGTTATGCTATACTAGTATCAATTCGGCTAGGAGTGCTTATGTCGTTGGCTAGGTCTCGTTGATGACCGCAAGCCCGCTCCCTCCCGAAGATAATAGTACAAACCCATCGGCGGCCCCCGCATGCGTTGCTAAGGGGCCATAATGAAAGAGTCTTGACCAACGGCCAAATCGCTAAACCGGTCATGATTCTTGTATCCCGGCACCGGGCAAAACGCCCGACCAAAGGAGGTGAGTCCAATTCACTAGCTAAAATCATATAATTAAAACAAATCGGCGCGAGCCGTAGAGGTGGACCGCAAGGCCCACCTCTTTTTCTTTTCCAGCTTTTATGATAATTTTTAGACAGAAAGGGGGTGTTGCTGATGACCGAAAATTCTGTGACGGGTGCTCTTACTTACTATGTTTGACTTCCTGTCACAGAGATCGGTGACCGTGTCCAAATCAACTCGCTATTACTACCACGCGCGGTCACCACGGCCCCGCACTTGCCTACAAGTGCGGGGCTTTTCTTTTTTAAAATGGGGCATATAATTGCCAAAGGAAAGGAAATTCTGTTATGGCTGATGATACTGAACGGGACAGTCAAGAAGGCTCCGGGCCTGGTCCATGTCTAAGCCCGCTAGGGCTTCTGGCTATCATTTGTGGTGAAGCCGAGGCTATTGAGTTGATGCAAAGAAGACTTCAAGTCCAGCTCGATACTTTGCATTTGGTTCTCACCAATGCCGATTTTAATCTGTGTATCGGTATCCTGAACTATCTCGAGAAGAGATTTCCGGACGAACAGCTGGTAGTTTTCAAACGTGCCTGTGACATGGCCGAAAATACCGGTCATCTCGGAATTCTCGAAGATTATCTGCAAAGAATACCAAGCGAGATTACAGGCTATGCCATGCGGGAGTGGGAGAGGGCCTGTGAAAGGATTTTGAATCCTGAGGATGAGGAGGGGTCTCTGAATACTGGCCAGGGATCTGGCAGGGCAGAGGAGACTGAAACTCCGCCCAAGTCCGAGGAGCCACCGGCATCGTCTGGCTTTGCGGTTTAAAGTGAGTTCTTAAGAATTAAAACCGCCCCGACCTTGTAGCAAGCGTCGGGGCTTTCTCTTTCTCTCCTAATTTTTCCCCCTCTTTCTTCTCTTCTCTTTTTCATACCATATACCCTATACCTTATACTTCCTACCGTTGACATTCTCGTCCTAAACTGATAGAACAAACCCAGAAAGGTTCTCTCAAATGAAGACAATAAAAGAAATCAATCGATTGCAGAGACTCCAGTTTTCTCTCAGGTTGAAGCTTGGTAAGGATGCGTTGCCACAGATTAGAAAGGTGCTCGGTCTTACCGTTAACGATTCCCTGAGGGCCGGCATAGCGGAGCAAAAGAGGCATTTTATTCGTCGGGTCAAATCGGCCAAAAATTGTGTCCAGTGGGCGGGCCTGGCTAAGACCGATAACTTGGGCAAGAAACAGCGCGACCAGTATGCGGCCAAAGCCCTAAGGTTGGCCAAAACGAGCGACGACTGTCTCATGGCGGCCGAGGCGGCTGTCGAGGGGGGAGTCGTTTGGCGTAAAGCTGTGGACAAGGCCGAGACGATAATTGGCACCCAACTGGTTCAGGCGACTGACATCAAGGTCGTTTCAGAAATCAATATCGAAAAATTGCCGACTTGGAGCAATATGCGAAAGTTGGTGACGGAGAAACTCAGAGTTCTTGCCATCAATGAATTCGCGAGTGCCCATACTACCGAGGATTGTTTACAGATCTCTCGGCGCACCTGGCAGTATTCCTTTCAGGTACCACTGTCAGGTCTGAATCATCAGATTTTGCGTCGGGCAGTAAAGCTGGCCGATACCGAGCAGAAGTGTCTTGCCGTTCGAAATTTCGGCAATGATAGGATAATTCTGAAGTTGACAGAAAGAAAGCTTAAGAAGATTTTGACCGAAAGGCTCAACGAGGCCAAGACTTTTCAAGCTTGCTTTGATCTTTGGTCGAGGGCTCCACACAACAGCAGGATCGAGCGGCTCGTCATGAAGAAAACTTTCAAGCTGGCTCGGTCGGTGACTGATTGGGTGTCAGTCTGGGGCCGAGTGTGGCTCGACAAGGACAAGCGGGTTGTCATCCGGGCGCTTGCCAAATTGGCCGAGCGTGGCCGATTGGGCTGGTGTCTTCGTGAATGATCCACATTCCTAAGAATTAAAACCGCCCCGACCTTGTAGCAAGCGTCGGGGCTTTCTCTTTCTCTCTTAATTTTTCCCCCTCTTTCTTCTCTTCTTTTCTTCATACTTATACCTATACTTTATACTTATACTTCTTTTTCATACCATATACCCTATACCATATACTTCATACCTTCTTTTTCTACCATATACCATATACTATATACCTTATACTTCTGTGCCCCTGCTTTTCTGCTATACTATCCCCATGCACGAAGTCGCACTCTACCGAAAATATCGTCCAAAAAACTTCAAAGAAGTCTCCGGCCAGGACGAGGTTGTCCGGGTTCTGGAAGGCGCGATTAAACAGGAGAAAATCGGCCACGCCTATATTTTTTCCGGCCCGCGCGGTACCGGCAAGACCTCTGTCGCAAGAATTTTCGCCGAAGCCATCGGCACTACCGGCAACGACCTCTACGAAATCGACGCCGCTTCAAACACCGGAGTCGACAACATTCGGGACTTGCGCGAGGCCATCAACACTCTGCCTTTCGAATCACCCTATAAAGTCTATCTAATAGACGAAGTGCACATGCTCTCCAAAGGCGCCTTCAACGCCTTGCTAAAGACCCTCGAAGAACCGCCCAAACACGCGATTTTCATTCTGGCTACCACCGAATTTCACAAAATTCCCGAGACGGTCGTTTCCCGTTGCCAAGTTTTCAGTTTCAAAAAGCCGTCTCTTTCCTTGCTCAAGGAGATGATTATTGATTTGGCGAAGCGCGAGGGTTTTACTCTCGAATCGGCCTCGGCCGATTTGGTGGCCCTCTTATCCGAAGGTTCCTTCCGCGACGCTCAAGTAATTCTCCAAAAAATCCTAAGTTCGGCCAAAGCTAAGAAAATTTCGAGTGAAGAAGTCGAGGCGATTACCGGCGCGCCGAAGGCGAGCCTGGTTAATCAATATTTGCAGGCGCTTGGTAGCGGGGAAGTCGAGCCGGGACTTCAAGCCTTGACGGAGGCCGAAAAACAAAATTTGGATATCAAAGTTTACGGCAAACTACTTTTACGCAAAGCGCGGGCAGTTTTAATTTTGAAGACCGCCCCGGGAATGGCGAAAAATCTTGAATCTGAATTTTCCGATTCCGATTTTGCTTTTCTCAAGGAATTGTCGGCAAACAAAAATTCTCGAATCAACTCTCCGGCTCTAATTGAAATCCTCACCGCCGTCGATCTCGTCGGCTACGCCTCAACCCAGACTTTACCTCTAGAATTGGCGCTGATAAAGTTGACGAATAATAAGTAGCTAACAGCAAAGTAGTTTTTAATGGAGGTTGAAAAAAAGCCGTTTTTAAGGTAGTTTGTACGGTATCGTCTTTAGATATTGGGGAGTGGTGTAACCGGTAACACGCTTGCCTTTGAAGCAAGAGACTCTAGGTTCGAAACCTAGCTCCCCAGCCAGTTTGAGATAGGTTCGGACTCCAAGGAGCATCGTTCGACTCCTATGTCAGAGACGGTATATTTTGATTGGGTCTTAAGTTAGTGTGTAATGAAATCATGAGCAAGAATCGACGAAAAAAGAAACGATACGTTCCCTATAAGCCGAAGCAGATGACTTCGATGGGTGTGTCATACATGCCGAAACGCGTCAATGTTCTGAAACTTAACTCCTTACCACCATTGGTAGGCTTTGCTACAACCAATACTCCGGCAGGAAAAGAAGAATTAGTTCCTATACTTGTTCGCGCTTATCTAACATCAGACGAGCGCGAATTCCATTTATATATGGAGCAAGTAAGCAACATCATTATCGAGAGGGCGAAGAAAGCAGGGATAATCCTTTCCATTGATTCATTTGTCGAGTTTGTGCTTGTTATACATAAAGACGGCACAGGCGAACTTCATTTGGACGGGGCCGGCCGCGCAATCGAGATACTTACAAAGCGTACTGTCCAAGCCGGTGAAGCGGTTTACGGAGGAGATATTGGCGATATTCGTCGAATGAAGTATCACGCTTTGACCCCTGATCCCTCGGATAAGATCGTCGCTTGTTTCAAGATTGGGTGGAAGTTTGGAATGTTCTTTGACCTTAGTGGTGAGCTGGATACGGATCGAATGGAGCGCGATTTGGCTACGCTTTACAAGCGTCTGCGCTACCAAGCGATGTATGAGGCACTTGCCGATGAAGCGACGGTCGAACGTATGACCAAAGCAGGTTGGTTCCCGTTTATCGAAGTCATTGGTGGTGACTTCGACCCACTAATAAAGGCATACAAAGCGGAGTTTGATATCGAGGCTAAGGAGAAACAACTTGTAGCCAAGTTCACTTCTGAACGCATAGATAAGATTGCGGAGCGTTGGTGGCGAAACCCAGCGCTTGCTAAACACAAGACCGTGCTACAGGCTGGATTGGATGCATTCAAGGGTAACGACCCCGTTTCCTCTATAAAGAACATAATGACCGAAATCGAAGGTGTACTTGCGGATGTGCATTTGGCAGAGAAGGGATCGACGGCAAAGACTAAAGCATTGCTTAAACATGCCGTAGAAAAGGGAGTGAAAAAAGTCGATGGCGAGGCATCGCTGTTCTTCCCGTCGAATTTCCTTGAATATCTTTTGAAAGTTGCGTACCCCGATTTCGACCCTAACGCACCAGAAGTGGCTGGGGCTTCACGCCACAC of Candidatus Paceibacterota bacterium contains these proteins:
- the dnaX gene encoding DNA polymerase III subunit gamma/tau — protein: MHEVALYRKYRPKNFKEVSGQDEVVRVLEGAIKQEKIGHAYIFSGPRGTGKTSVARIFAEAIGTTGNDLYEIDAASNTGVDNIRDLREAINTLPFESPYKVYLIDEVHMLSKGAFNALLKTLEEPPKHAIFILATTEFHKIPETVVSRCQVFSFKKPSLSLLKEMIIDLAKREGFTLESASADLVALLSEGSFRDAQVILQKILSSAKAKKISSEEVEAITGAPKASLVNQYLQALGSGEVEPGLQALTEAEKQNLDIKVYGKLLLRKARAVLILKTAPGMAKNLESEFSDSDFAFLKELSANKNSRINSPALIEILTAVDLVGYASTQTLPLELALIKLTNNK